Within Bradymonas sediminis, the genomic segment CTGCGTGGACGTTGACGAATGCCAGCAAGCCTCGAACCTGTGCCCGAACGGCACCTGCGTGAACACGCCGGGCTCCTATGAGTGCGCGTGTGACGCCGGCTACGAGATCAACGGCAACGGCCAATGCGTCAATATCGACGAATGCGCCAACGGCACCGACACCTGCGACCCCAACGCCACCTGCACCGACACCGACGGCAGCTTTGACTGCGCGTGCGACGCCGGCTACCAGGGCGACGGCACTACCTGCGCCGACGTCGACGAGTGCGCCAACGGCACCGACACCTGCGACCCGAACGCCACCTGCACCAACACCGACGGCGGCTTCGACTGCGCCTGCGACGCCGGCTACCAGGGCGACGGCGAGACCTGCACCAATATCGATGAGTGCGCCAACGGCACCGACACCTGCAGCACCAACGCGACCTGCACCGACACCGTCGGCGGCTATGAGTGCGCGTGTGACGCCGGCTACGTCGGCGACGGCGAGAACTGCGCCGACGTCGACGAGTGCTCGGACGCCGCGCTCAATACCTGTGACACCAACGCGAGCTGCACCAACCTTCCGGGCACCTACGCCTGCACCTGTGACGCCGGCTACCAGGGCGACGGCACCACCTGCGCCGACGTCGACGAATGCGCGGATCCCGCGCTCAACGACTGCGACGCCAACGCCACCTGCACCAACACGGTGGGAAGCTTCACCTGTGAGTGTGACGAGGGATATGTCGGCGACGGGCGCGCCTGTGGCGACCGCGAGTGCACCGAAGAAGAGGCCGCGGCCTGCGGTGAGACCGGCTCGTGCGGCGTGAGCGACAATGTCGTCGCGTGCGTGTGCGGCGACGGCTTTGAGCTCGACGCCGACGGCGCCTGCGTGGACACCGATGAGTGCGCCGACGCCGCGCTGAACACCTGCGACGCCAACGCCACCTGCACCAACACCGACGGCGGATTCACCTGCGAGTGCGCCGACGGCTACCAGGGCGACGGCACCACCTGCGCCGACGTCGATGAGTGCTCAGACTCGGCGCTCAATAACTGCGACGCCAACGCCACCTGCACCAACACCGACGGCGGATTCACCTGCGAGTGCGACGAAGGATATGTCGGCGACGGTACCACCTGCGGCGACCGCGACTGCACCGAGGAAGAGGCCGCCGCCTGTGGCGACGCCGGCTCCTGCACGGTCAACGATGGCGTGGTCGAATGCGCCTGCGCCGAGGGCTATGAGCTCGACGCCAACGGCGCGTGCGTGGACACCGACGAGTGCTCGGACGCCGCGCTGAACACCTGCGACGCCAACGCCACCTGCACCAACACCGACGGTGGATTCACCTGTGAGTGTGAGGACGGGTTTGAGGGTGACGGCACGACCTGCACCCCCGATGACGGTGGTGAGGGTGAGAACCCCGATGGCGACGTCGACTCTGGTGTCGTGTCGGGCGGCGGACTGGTCGGTTGCTCCTCCACCACGGCGAACCCGGCTGAGAGCCCGTGGACGCTCGTCTTCGCCCTTGGCGGCGCGCTGGTGGCGATTCGACGCCGCAAGCGCTGAGGCTGAAAGGGTAGAGGGGGTCTTCCCCTCATAGGCCAAGCGCCGGGACGAGCCAAATGGCTCGTCCCGGCGCTTTTTTGTGGCGCGCGGCTCACCTTGGCCATCGCATCACGATCTAAAGTGCGCTCGACAAAGGCCGCGCGCCTCCATATCTTCAATTCAGCTTCATGCAGAAGAGCCGAGGGACAAGCCCGATGACGCTCTGCCAACCAGCCCACCTGACCTCTCGCAAATAAGCTGAGAAAGAGCGCGGCAGTGGTGGCAATGCTTGGAGTGGGTATTTTACTCACGACCATGAAGGATATTCTATGTTTAAGCGAATGACCGGCGACGATCTCCGTTTCCGCTTCGGTGCTCACGTTTTGTGGGTGCCGATCGGAACGCCTGTCGATACCGCCAGGATCGCCTCGCGCAATTTTCGGTAGCCCTGGACGACACGCGGGCCAGGGCGGCCCAGAAACTCTTCGCTGATAGCGAAAATCCGGTCGTTCTTGACGGCTGGAATATCGGCATAGCCGTCGCGGCGGCGGACGAGTTCAGGGCGGTATTTGGCAACCTTTACGCCGCACCAACTCATGACGATGATGTCGGGGGCAGCCTGCTGAACGCGCTCAAGGGTGAGCGGTTGGCTTCGGAGCGCTTCGGCGCCCCAGGGATTGACCCCGCCGGCGCGCGCGATGAGGTCGGTAACCCAGGAGTCCTTTGCCGGCGCGATGACCGGCTTGGGCCACCACTCCACGAGTATCTTTGGGCGCGCGTGCTCAACCTGCACCACGGGCATCGCGGCCTGCATCGAGGCGACCAGCGCCTCGGCGCGCTCAGGCACCCCCAAGCGCCGGGCGATGCGCCGAATATCGGCGTAGATGTCGTCGAGGGAAATCGGGTCGCATACCAGAATCTCAAGCCCCGTGCTTTCCAATTCAGCCACGACCTTTTCGTGCCCCGGCACCGTCAGGGAGCTCAGCACCAGGTCAGGCTTGAGCCCGCGCACTTCATCGACCTGCAAGTCCAGGTCTCGCCCGGCCTTCGGGAGTTTTTGAACCACCTCAGGGGGATAATCCGAGTCGTCGTCCACCCCGACAAGGCAGTCGCCAAAACCCAAGGCACACACGATTTCGGTGTTGGAGCAGGTATGCGAGAAGATGCGCATTGTCGTATTAACTCGTTAGGATTTGGGTGAGTTCGGGGGCGGAGAGGGCTTTTTTCCCAGACCTAAAAGATCTGGCTCCAATGTTAAAAAGACCTACTGAACGCTTACGGATCACTTTCTTGACTTGGCCACATTGGGTCATGTTTCCGCCCCCGTCAAACAAGCACATCGACACCTTTTGGGATGTAGAGACAACCGCGACCGATCATTGACAAGTACCGTTCGCGCAAACACTGAACGATTTCGTCGCGCCGTCAGCGCAGGGACAATCTATTTTCGGGCATTCACTGGCGTCGCCACAGGATTCCCGAGCTCTTTTTCCTTCCAACTCAAGATCAAGCATCACCGGACGAGGCATTGGCCCATTCGCGCCGCAACACCGAATAAACCTCCATATCGTGCAGCTTGCCGCCGTGCATCGGCGAATTAACGTTGCCGCATCTAAATAACGTCGACGGACCACGAGCTCAGCCGATGCCAGGCATCCCGGAGAAACTCTTGTCGACCCGGCCCGCCAGGACGCCAGTCGGATACTCCACACCCATTAAAGGAGGGCTTGTTGGCTCAAACCACCCGAACTCGAGCCCCGCCTCCTCAGCTACCTCGCGCACCACTGCCTGGGCGGGGCGCTCTCCGGGCTCGGTGGCGCCCGCCGGCAGACTCCACTTGTTGTCGGCGCGGTGGCGCATCATCAGCACGAAGCCGCTTTCGTCGTGAATCACGGCGGCGACTGATGGCATCATCAATAAGTCGTGGCCGACCTTGTTGCGCAGACGTTTGTAGTAGTCAGACATTCCCATTGGAGACTCCGGGGGCGCGTAGTTTGGACAAATCGTCGACTGTGACATCAAGCCTATCTGGAGGGTCGAAACCGGGACTCGAGCCCCATTTGTCGAGAAGATAGCGCCGGCCGACGACTTGCGCCGCGCACCTCGACCTTCAGCGCAACCATCTCACTAAGGAGTGCAACAGGGGGTGACCCTCGCCGCAGACATTCTCAGGGCTTCTGCAACGCGGTTTTACCCTAGTTCTCGCAGTCGATGAACGCCCGCGCTGCGCCTCAACTTTTAGCGTAACCCTTCTAGCAACGGGTGCAATGAGGGTCGACCCTCGCTGCAGACATTCCAAGACCGCGTGCAGCGCGGTTTCACCCCAAATCTCGCCTTCGCTGAACGCCCGCGCTGCGCCTCAACCCTCCGTGAACTTGAATAGGGTCTCGGCGTCTTGATTGGACTGTAAAATAATAGAGCATTTAGTTGGACAACACAGCGGCGTACAACAAACTATCACACCACTCACCATCGACCTGGACGTTCCTTAGCAACCGCCCCTCACACTTCATGCCGAGCTTCTCAAGCACGCGAGCTGAGGCTTGATTATC encodes:
- a CDS encoding EGF domain-containing protein is translated as MKLYKQLCAGLMVTGALAFSPNLADAADLTACPAPGATYTYGERFVITDLSRGLDDSSQRIDNLGGIFPSGLIFQGQNYSSLYININGTISFGAARSTYTPEAIPGLNYPALAPFFADADLTADLVGDIYTCRDTANQQIIFTWDRVGYYNKKTDKRNSFQLIMRNSGDQCQDPNVTSTFDVEFRYNRLEWTTGDASGGTGGLGGTPATAGIDAGDTVNAVALPGSGTAAVLDLVNLSNVGEPGVFEYRVADGTLPNCGDGVEGLCEECDLGVDNGPDSACTSLCTAATCGDGFVHNGVEECDGEVLGTGYDACPQGYSGTPLCNNDPANTAGDGTCTVSTEGCVDVDECQQASNLCPNGTCVNTPGSYECACDAGYEINGNGQCVNIDECANGTDTCDPNATCTDTDGSFDCACDAGYQGDGTTCADVDECANGTDTCDPNATCTNTDGGFDCACDAGYQGDGETCTNIDECANGTDTCSTNATCTDTVGGYECACDAGYVGDGENCADVDECSDAALNTCDTNASCTNLPGTYACTCDAGYQGDGTTCADVDECADPALNDCDANATCTNTVGSFTCECDEGYVGDGRACGDRECTEEEAAACGETGSCGVSDNVVACVCGDGFELDADGACVDTDECADAALNTCDANATCTNTDGGFTCECADGYQGDGTTCADVDECSDSALNNCDANATCTNTDGGFTCECDEGYVGDGTTCGDRDCTEEEAAACGDAGSCTVNDGVVECACAEGYELDANGACVDTDECSDAALNTCDANATCTNTDGGFTCECEDGFEGDGTTCTPDDGGEGENPDGDVDSGVVSGGGLVGCSSTTANPAESPWTLVFALGGALVAIRRRKR
- a CDS encoding ABC transporter substrate-binding protein; this translates as MRIFSHTCSNTEIVCALGFGDCLVGVDDDSDYPPEVVQKLPKAGRDLDLQVDEVRGLKPDLVLSSLTVPGHEKVVAELESTGLEILVCDPISLDDIYADIRRIARRLGVPERAEALVASMQAAMPVVQVEHARPKILVEWWPKPVIAPAKDSWVTDLIARAGGVNPWGAEALRSQPLTLERVQQAAPDIIVMSWCGVKVAKYRPELVRRRDGYADIPAVKNDRIFAISEEFLGRPGPRVVQGYRKLREAILAVSTGVPIGTHKT
- a CDS encoding NUDIX domain-containing protein, with the protein product MMPSVAAVIHDESGFVLMMRHRADNKWSLPAGATEPGERPAQAVVREVAEEAGLEFGWFEPTSPPLMGVEYPTGVLAGRVDKSFSGMPGIG